The following DNA comes from Streptomyces sp. NBC_00102.
TGCTAGAAATTCGACCATCCCGCAAAAATAAACGCTCCAAGCCGCCTCGCTTCTCGAGTAGACGACTACAGGCCAGGAATCAGGGTCATCCCGTGAGGCTATCCAGCCGAGCACATCCGCGCTGTCCGTTTCGCCCCAGACAAGAATTTGATCAATTCCATACCCCCTCGCACGAGCATCATCACCTTCAGCCCATACGCGAAATGCACTTTCTTCACGCACAGCATCCGGCAAATGAGCGACTCGACGCACCATCGGATCAGAAGTTACAACAGGGACAAGGGTTGCAATGCTTCCCTCGATTGTCCCGGCGCCGAATCTTTTTACGAATT
Coding sequences within:
- a CDS encoding SMI1/KNR4 family protein, coding for MTAYFEILSESLTHFQGEAGDNVDWGEIESAYRFEFPRDYKEFVKRFGAGTIEGSIATLVPVVTSDPMVRRVAHLPDAVREESAFRVWAEGDDARARGYGIDQILVWGETDSADVLGWIASRDDPDSWPVVVYSRSEAAWSVYFCGMVEFLAKLLMGCFEKCPISDTSLVGISKLRFLHDRDEERLAEEGVYPWSEE